The following are encoded together in the Daucus carota subsp. sativus chromosome 5, DH1 v3.0, whole genome shotgun sequence genome:
- the LOC108221144 gene encoding VQ motif-containing protein 11, whose protein sequence is MTTNVLYMQQTKRATTKYFQLSLSVSIILTITLTMTDPELENITFVKAEPENFRDVVQKLTGSSTDPAVQRISVTLSARPSNGLYHTVEVGQTRPSFMLQERRQATRNLAIQLNQNTTSHGQYAFLPDMKVTDFSPVSTLDMFSPSVPEEHAIANKGFYLQPGPVSTSRKSEPKLLNLFPTSSDS, encoded by the coding sequence ATGACAACCAATGTCCTCTACATGCAGCAAACAAAAAGAGCTACAACAAAGTACTTTCAACTCTCACTCTCTGTCTCTATCATTCTCACAATCACTCTCACAATGACCGATCCAGAGCTAGAAAACATCACCTTTGTCAAGGCTGAACCCGAAAACTTTAGGGATGTAGTCCAGAAGCTGACCGGATCCAGCACTGATCCAGCAGTGCAAAGGATCTCCGTCACCCTTTCTGCCCGTCCATCAAATGGCCTGTACCACACTGTGGAAGTTGGTCAGACAAGACCATCTTTCATGCTGCAAGAGAGAAGGCAAGCCACCCGGAACCTGGCAATTCAGCTCAATCAAAACACAACCTCGCATGGGCAGTATGCGTTTCTCCCTGACATGAAAGTGACGGATTTCTCCCCCGTCTCGACACTGGACATGTTTTCACCCTCTGTGCCAGAAGAGCATGCTATTGCTAACAAAGGCTTTTACTTGCAACCCGGTCCAGTCAGTACTTCAAGAAAGTCTGAGCCCAAGCTGCTcaacttgtttccaacatcTTCAGATTCTTAA
- the LOC108222510 gene encoding glycerol kinase: MSNKTAFIGSLDQGTTSTRFIIYDSTTKPIASHQVEFNQFCPRAGWVEHDPMEILESARICMAKAIDKATADGHNVDSELKAIGLTNQRETAVIWSKSSGCPLHNAIVWMDIRTSAICRRLEGELKGGRNHFLETCGLPISTYFSAMKILWLMENVEEVGKAVKSGDAMFGTIDTWLIWNLTGGIKGGLHVTDVSNASRTMLMNLKTLSWDEQILEELKIPAGILPKIISNSEIVGNIAIGWPTTGIPIAGCLGDQHAAMLGQACKKWEAKCTYGTGAFILLNTGDETVKSSHGLLSTVAFKLGPQAPTSYALEGSIAIAGAAVQWLRDNLGIISSARDVEKLAAEVDTTGGVYFVPAFNGLFAPWWREDARGVCIGITRYTTKSHICRAVLESICFQARDVLESMNKDVGKEDSASKFVLRVDGGATINNLLMQIQADVLGTPVVRPADIETTALGAACAAGLAVGVWTEDDIFSNSERMKIATTFQPKLPDEQRKKRVDSWIKAVSTTFNLADLAL, translated from the exons ATGTCAAATAAAACTGCTTTCATTGGTTCACTGGATCAGGGAACTACAAGCACAAGATTCATCATCTATGATTCCACTACTAAGCCCATTGCTTCCCACCAGGTTGAATTCAATCAGTTCTGTCCTAGAGCAGG ATGGGTGGAGCATGATCCGATGGAGATATTGGAAAGTGCAAGAATATGCATGGCGAAAGCTATAGACAAGGCCACAGCTGATGGACATAATGTTGATAGTGAGTTGAAGGCCATTGGTCTCACTAATCAAAGAGAGACTGCAGTCATATGGAGCAAGTCTTCTGGTTGCCCTCTTCACAATGCCATTGTTTGGATGGATATTCGTACTAGTGCCATTTGCAG GAGACTTGAGGGTGAACTGAAAGGAGGAAGAAACCATTTTCTAGAGACATGTGGCTTGCCGATTAGCACTTACTTTAGTGCCATGAAGATTTTGTGGTTAATGGAAAATGTGGAGGAAGTAGGCAAAGCTGTGAAATCTGGTGATGCTATGTTTGGAACAATTGACACCTGGTTGATTTGGAATCTAACCGGAGGGATCAAAGGCGGATTGCATGTCACTGATGTCTCAAATGCATCCCGGACAATGCTCATGAACCTCAAAACACTCAGCTGGGATGAACAAATTTTGGAAGAGTTAAAAATTCCTGCTGGAATTTTGCCTAAAATAATTTCCAACTCTGAGATTGTGGGAAACATAGCAATCGGATGGCCTACTACAGGTATTCCTATTGCAGGATGTCTAGGCGATCAACACGCTGCAATGCTGGGGCAAGCTTGTAAGAAGTGGGAAGCCAAGTGCACTTATGGTACTGGAGCATTCATCTTACTTAACACCGGTGATGAGACTGTTAAGTCAAGTCATGGATTATTAAGCACAGTAGCTTTTAAACTCGGCCCTCAAGCTCCCACATCCTATGCACTAGAGGGCTCCATTGCTATTGCTGGTGCTGCGGTCCAGTGGCTTAGAGATAATCTTGGTATAATTAGTAGTGCAAGGGACGTCGAGAAACTTGCAGCAGAAGTTGACACCACTGGTGGAGTCTATTTTGTTCCAGCATTTAATGGACTATTTGCTCCTTGGTGGCGTGAAGATGCTCGTGGTGTTTGTATTGGAATTACCAGGTACACAACCAAGTCTCACATCTGTCGGGCTGTGCTTGAAAGTATATGTTTCCAGGCAAGAGATGTATTAGAATCAATGAATAAGGATGTTGGTAAAGAGGACAGTGCCTCAAAATTCGTGTTAAGGGTTGATGGTGGTGCTACTATCAACAACCTTCTGATGCAAATCCAG GCAGATGTGCTGGGGACTCCGGTAGTAAGACCAGCCGACATTGAGACCACAGCACTTGGAGCTGCATGTGCTGCTGGATTAGCTGTTGGAGTTTGGACAGAGGATGATATCTTCTCTAATAGTGAAAGGATGAAGATAGCCACTACGTTCCAACCAAAGTTACCAGATGAACAGAGGAAGAAGAGAGTGGATTCGTGGATTAAAGCTGTTTCAACGACCTTTAACTTGGCTGATCTAGCATTGTAA
- the LOC108220154 gene encoding codeine O-demethylase-like, with translation MAQMKATYDKVFTIYALMLIIKGVLNHTELYPEIMARAEEAEVLLSKRVQEMVLDGEEPPALYICRDGEDTDDHTGNSTVSPIPVIDLSLVLPSAAPTDISIQELQKLRSALSSWGCFQAVGHGISSSVLDEIKKVAKEFFEQPLAEKKKVAKTVKEFEGYGADPVPEAGQPLDWSDRLVLELYPQDKRNYNLWPEKPESLRDTLEEYAKEIKMLTEVMSKVFAKSLNVDQNCFHELGDQATLTARFNYYSCCQRPDLVLGLKPHTDVTAFSMILQDEPGLQIRKDGKWFTVPKLPDALIFILGDYMEIMTNGIFKSAMHRVLSNSQTERFSVAMFYNPPEELEIGPRDDFVTEENPRLFKNVKDYVTTYWQFYERGQRAIHTAQV, from the exons ATGGCACAAATGAAAGCTACTTATGATAAAGTATTTACCATTTATGCCCTGATGTTGATAATAAAAGGAGTGCTAAATCACACTGAGTTGTACCCAGAAATCATGGCCAGAGCAGAAGAAGCAGAAGTGTTGCTGTCCAAGCGAGTACAGGAAATGGTCTTAGATGGAGAGGAGCCACCAGCACTTTACATATGCAGAGACGGCGAAGATACTGATGATCATACTGGTAATTCCACGGTATCTCCAATTCCTGTTATTGATTTAAGCCTTGTATTGCCTTCTGCAGCACCAACAGATATAAGCATCCAGGAATTGCAAAAACTCCGCTCAGCTCTGTCGTCTTGGGGTTGCTTTCAG GCAGTAGGTCATGGGATTTCAAGCTCGGTTCTTGATGAGATAAAAAAGGTCGCAAAGGAATTCTTTGAACAACCATTGGCAGAAAAGAAAAAGGTAGCCAAAACTGTTAAAGAGTTTGAAGGATACGGGGCTGATCCTGTCCCTGAAGCAGGTCAGCCTCTTGATTGGTCCGACCGTCTTGTTCTTGAACTATACCCTCAAGATAAAAGGAATTATAACTTGTGGCCTGAAAAGCCGGAATCATTAAG AGATACTCTAGAAGAATATGccaaagaaataaaaatgttGACAGAAGTTATGTCCAAAGTATTTGCAAAGTCGCTAAATGTGGATCAGAACTGTTTTCATGAGCTAGGTGATCAGGCAACACTAACTGCGAGGTTCAATTACTATTCTTGTTGTCAGAGGCCTGATCTTGTTCTCGGCCTAAAACCACACACAGATGTCACAGCTTTCAGCATGATTCTGCAAGATGAACCAGGTCTTCAAATCCGTAAAGATGGCAAATGGTTCACAGTTCCAAAATTACCCGATGCCCTTATATTTATCTTAGGGGATTACATGGAg ATAATGACAAATGGAATATTCAAGAGCGCGATGCACAGAGTACTGAGTAACTCACAGACTGAGAGGTTTTCTGTTGCCATGTTCTACAATCCGCCTGAAGAGTTGGAAATTGGACCGCGAGATGATTTTGTTACTGAGGAGAACCCGAGGCTATTCAAGAATGTCAAAGACTATGTTACAACATACTGGCAATTTTACGAGAGGGGACAGAGAGCAATTCACACAGCACAAGTCTGA
- the LOC108220846 gene encoding jasmonate-induced oxygenase 4-like produces the protein MAGTQEAEVLLSKRVQEMVLDGEEPPALYICRHGEDTDDYSTVSQIPVIDLSLVSPSAASTDISIEELQKLRSALSSWGCFQAIGHGISSSFLHEMRKVAKEFFKQPVAEKKKIAKTVEEFEGYGADPVPEEGQPLDWSDRLVLEVHPPDNKNYNLWPEKPESFREILEDYTKKIKMVAEVTSEVFAKSLNLDHNCFLDELGDQATITARFNYYSCCQRPDLVLGLKPHSDVSAFTMILQDESGLQIRKDDKWFTVPKNPDALIFILGDYMEIMTNGIFKSPVHRVLSNLQTERISIAMFYNPPEDIEIGPRDDLVNEENPRLFKNVKGYVTTYFQYYQKGQRAIHTAQV, from the exons ATGGCTGGAACACAAGAAGCAGAGGTGTTACTGTCAAAGCGAGTCCAAGAAATGGTCTTAGATGGTGAGGAGCCACCAGCACTTTACATATGCAGACATGGTGAAGATACTGATGATTATTCCACGGTATCTCAGATTCCGGTTATCGATTTAAGCCTTGTGTCACCTTCTGCAGCATCAACAGATATAAGCATTGAGGAACTGCAAAAACTCAGATCAGCTTTGTCGTCTTGGGGATGCTTTCAG GCAATAGGTCATGGGATTTCAAGTTCATTCCTTCATGAGATGAGGAAGGTCGCGAAAGAGTTCTTTAAGCAGCCAGTGGCGGAGAAGAAAAAGATAGCCAAAACTGTTGAAGAATTCGAAGGGTATGGTGCAGACCCTGTCCCTGAAGAAGGACAGCCTCTTGATTGGTCGGATCGTCTTGTTCTTGAAGTACACCCTCCAGATAACAAGAACTACAACTTGTGGCCAGAAAAGCCAGAATCATTCAG AGAAATTTTAGAGGACTATACCAAGAAAATTAAAATGGTAGCAGAAGTCACATCTGAAGTCTTTGCAAAGTCACTGAATCTTGATCATAACTGTTTTCTGGATGAGTTAGGTGATCAGGCAACAATAACCGCGAGGTTTAATTACTATTCTTGTTGTCAGAGGCCTGATCTTGTTCTCGGCCTTAAACCACACTCGGATGTTTCAGCTTTCACCATGATTCTGCAAGATGAATCAGGTCTTCAAATCCGTAAAGATGACAAATGGTTTACAGTTCCAAAAAATCCTGATGCTCTTATATTCATCTTAGGGGATTACATGGAG ATAATGACGAATGGAATATTCAAGAGTCCGGTGCATAGAGTACTGAGTAACTTACAGACGGAGAGGATTTCTATTGCCATGTTTTACAATCCTCCAGAAGATATAGAAATTGGACCACGAGATGATTTGGTCAATGAGGAAAACCCGAGGTTATTCAAGAACGTCAAAGGTTATGTTACAACATACTTTCAATATTACCAGAAGGGGCAGAGAGCAATTCATACAGCACAAGTCTGA